AGAACAATAAGTTTGACCAATGATGATTTATCATTAAAATTTAAACAGaagtttataatatatttttatatatatatttgttcaattttacgagttgaaaaaaaatatcaagATTTGAAAGAAACTAATTATAGTAATATACACTTATATTACAGCTTTAACTCCTATAATGCATTATTCAATTCTCCTAAAATCactgaaaatattaaattattttgtatCTTATCGTCATGAAAGTCTAGTCACATACTCCATTCCTAGTCTAAAAAATTATCAGCCGTAGGATTACATTTCCTAATCAAATTCATTCGTACATAGCCGTGCCTATTAGGATGCAAATGAGTCCAAAGACTCAGACTCATATATTTTTTAGAGtccaaaatttttttaaaaaaaattattatatataatactagTTATTAGATAGCccaaaatcaaatatttattaaatagaacTTGCTTAGCTTGTTATCTATTTATTCCTCAATCTTCCTCAATATTCATCTGCAGACAAGTCTTAATCGATTCCAGTCGTTGCGTGGTCTCTAAGTTTGATTGAAAGACCCGTGAAGAGCTGTAAGTCTATTTTCTTTGTATTTGCTTTGTTCGggcttctaattttttattgtagtttttTACTTTCTTCGGGTTTTTTACTTTCTTCGGGGCTTTATGTAGTATCTATAATCTACGCTTTTTGACTGAAATTTTGGTGGATGTAATGCTTATCCGGCTTTCAAATACTCATATTGTTTATAAAATCTTGTTGAATATCTCGGTCACAGAGCGAAGTTTTTCAAAGATAAAgctcatcaaaacttttctccGATCAATCATGTCACGAGAAAGATTGAATGAATTGGCTATGTTATCGATTGAGAAATAAATTACTGAGCAACTTGATTATACAGActtgattattatttttagcTCTAAAACTGTTAGGCGGGTTATTTTTTAATGATTAttttggacatgtttgatatttttattcatttagttttttatattgtctttgatgtattgatttaatttgaaaaattgctATAGAacgaaaaaaaaatatgaacacaCATTATGATTCGGAGGCCTCTTTTTAAATGTTAGACTCaaactcaaatattattaagaTCGACCCTAcattcatattatataatacaacaacaacaacaacaacaaaaaaaaaaaagctaatAATGTTACATTTTTCCTCCTTCACACAAAATATTCTCACAGCCCTAAAACAGCTGTAGCATGCCTTCCATCCACACCTAATCATTGACCTGCTTGCACTCATCTATATATTTATTCTTGTCGTCGGTGGTAATTCATCATTAATTATTGTTAAATTTATTGAGTTAATAGCCTGTTTGATCATTCGACTGGATTATACGAATTCATAATATAAAAAAGATCTTTATTTGTAATtccaatttttgaaatttaacaGATTATTTGGAATTTTAGCTCGTATACTCAAACTATACAAAATGTTTGGCAAATCAGAAAATCCGAGATGGGAAAACTGGACCAAGGTGTTATTGTCAAATACACTCACTCCTcgtatatttttttcaaacgtTTTTGtgtttaataataattatgaatttGAATCAGACAACTTGtgactaataataataataatattgtttccaaaaaaaaaattaataataatattattattattataaatttaataataatgacACACTGTACGCCAGCACCAAACCAGAAAGTCTCCCTAAACTATACGGTCACAATTACTCTCTCGCTCTCTGCGGCGCTTCAGGTCAAATCCCCGGCAGAACTTCCCTACATTGGCCAGAACAAGATGCACGCAAAGACCGATTCCGAAGTCACCAGCTCCGCCCCATCCTCGCCGGACCACCACCGGCGTCCCGTATACTACGTACAGAGCCCATCGCGTGACTCTCACGATGGGGAGAAGACGATGACCTCGTTTCACTCCACTCCGGTAATGGGAAGTCCGGTGGGATCGCCACCGCACTCCCACTCTTCGGTGGGCCGCCACTCGCGGGAGTCCTCCACTAGCCGATTCTCGGGCTCGCTTAAGCCCGGATCGAGGAAAATTTCACCGAATGACGTGGGATCTGGTGCTAGGGGTCAGAGGAAGGGGCAGAAGAACTGGAAGGAGTTTGATATGATTGAAGAGGAGGGTCTTCTTGAAGATGAGGAGAGACGAAAAGGGCTACCTCGTAGATGCTATGTTCTGGCGTTCGTTGTGGGTTTTTTTGTGCTATTTTCCTTTTTTGCTTTGATTTTGTTGGCTGCGAGTAAGCCTCAGAAGCCCAGGATCGCTATGAAGGTcagtttcatttttattttctccTTCATTTTTTCGAATTATGATTAAGATTAGGCTTTCAAGTATTTTAGCTTCCTATTATCctaattttttcatggatttatGAACTGAGCATTTGCTCAGCTTTGCATTTTCATTACATTTACATTTTGAGATTCAATATCTTATGCTGATTGCACATTCGatgaatttttcaaattttgtcAATGATTTCAGCTAAAAGAGCATTCTTTCCATTTTTTTCCGTGCACATTAGAGCTGCTTAACGCCTGCCTCAGATATAATTGCATTTAAAAGCGCACATTTAGTTTACAAAATTTCAACTTTGGTCTGTTCAGTATCCATCTATGGTGTACTGGTTAGatgtaaaaaaatttgttttctgATTTATGCAATACGTTTGTGGAGGAATCTTGGTGCGTGTGGCGGTTGATTTGTATTTATGTAGTGTATGCGTGTTTGTACCAGCATAATCTGTGTAATAATGGGTAACAAGTTATATGTTGGTGCGTACTCATATcgttttttatcatatttttgtgTGAAACTTCATAATTTGTTTGAATCAAGTCTAATTGAAATTTGATTGATCTGTTCTCAGAGCATTACATTTGAGAGATTTGTGGTTCAAGCTGGTTCAGATGATAGTGGTGTAGCCACTGATATGATATCCTTGAACTCCACGGTTGCTTTCACTTTCCGTAACAAGGCAACGTTTTTTGGGGTTCATGTTACTTCTACACCTCTTACTCTCTCCTACTCACAGCTCACCATTGGCTCCGCAGATGTAAGTGCCATGATCCTTGATGAAAACATATGAAATATTTGAGATCATATCATTTATCGTAGTGTAGTATGAATAGAATTTTAACATAAAACTGAAACTGGATGAGATTGCCATTTTCATATTTCTGAATCTGTCTAAACTAGTTGCGTCGGTAATTGCCTTCACGGTTGGTGTTAAAAGCATTTGTTTGGTGCCACTGCAAAAAATTTCTGAATCCTATTCAAGACATTTTTCTGGGAAGGCTTGTGGGATTAGAGGAAATTGTCTTCTCAACAAAATGATGAAGGAATACAATATATATTCATTTTGCAAAAGCTTACTTTATCAGTATGTAGAAATGGTGGTTCTGGTAATTATCTAGTTCCATGCTCTTAATGGACCCTGTTTAAACTTGGCAATACAGATGAAGCAGTTTTACCAAAGAAGAAAGACTCAGAGAAACGTTGTAGTATCAGTGATCGGCGACAAGATTCCTTTGTATGGAAACGGCGCAAGTCTGAGCACTCCAACCGGTACAACCACCTTACCAGTGCCGCTCAAGTTGGATTTCACAGTTCGATCAAGAGCATATATATTGGGTAAACTTGTGAAGCCAAAATTCTACAAGAAGATCGAGTGCAAAATCGTCTTAGACCCCAAGAAACTCAATGCTCCCATATCCCTAAAGAACTCATGCACATATGACTAATCATGCTGCATTTCAAGTAAAGATATGTGTCTCtagtattttttttgttttattacaaAGTATGGAGTTGTGTGGCAGAGGCTGGATTCTTAATGAGCTTTACATGAATTTTGGGCATTTTTTGCAACAGACGACTAGGTGGGGGAGTGAGATTTAAGTAGttgtatattttttcatgtCTTTGTTTATGTAATAAAGTACACATGGAACAACCGAGACTCATTTTGCTACAGTATGATTTCTCTGAAATTTGTGGCGATGTCCATGCATGATAGGATGATTCAggattcaaaatatttttggcagcgaattcagataacaatacaaGTAAGGTCGTCCCAAGTTATCGACGACTTAGAGCTGAATTAGTAAATGCTAAGTGAAAATAGATATGTTTTAGCTCTAGCCAACCTAGCTACAACGACCATTTTTCTCCTGTCATCGACAAATTAAAGCCGAACCCTATCACAGCAGAAATCCATACTACTTCTAGTGTTGCCATTCTTTATTATTTCAAGAGGATTGTCCGTTGTGTTTGTAATTCCGACTATTTTTAACAAATTTAATAGAAgtaatatttcattaaaaagaaaaactttgttgaTTCTTTTCTTTGCCCATCCAACATTACTTGCTTATAATTAAATGATTTCTTGCAAGTATATACTATATATGGGGATTATGATTTTCATTTTTTACGAACTAGCAAGTaacacgtgcgttgcacgtggtGATTAAACGTTGTAATGAGTAAGTAGACATAAAACACTTATATTGAATGAAATCGAAAGAACCATTTTCTATTGAATATTCATAATATGTAAAAGTGTTATCAAATTTTTTCTTGTTTAATTTTTAGTTTTTGGGCATCTCTGTGTGGCTGTTTTATTTAAGTTTCCTCATCATTTTACTGAAATCATCTATTTGTTCATTATCTTGAATTTTATGGTTTTTCTTTTGGAACATGATGaaatttgtttctttttatgtggtTCTGTCATCTCTTTAGTATctcaaattaaaattcaaaaggttgcttttatgttatataataaattataatgagcataatatatagaacgaattgaactgaaacaaattttgaaaaaaatatatatctaaGCACCACGTATAACGTAtaataacctaaaaatcaacTCAATTATGGATTTTATAAATGCATAAATCATAATTCATATAAGTGAAGCACAATAAtgacaaataattattaatttaaaatatttgtgacTAACTcatcaaaatattatcaaaactaATGATATTGATAATGAAATATAACCTCTAATattcaatttaaatattatttaacctcctacaaatttttttttaccttttgcttttagaattatatatcatagataaattaattttcatatacattagttaatgaataaattttttaaaagtacataatttatatttttcattaagcCTTCAACTACGAGGTgaataaattctttaaaaaatatttgcttttaaaatttgttttcaatcGTTTTTAGGCGGCTGAAAAATTTTCTCATGAACCACGTGAAAAATGCAGAAGACCGTtcaatatttttaatgaaattttcaACCAGTTGACAATTTAAACAACAAGGTATAGTTCGAAATATAAAGACTTGTGAAAAATAAAGACATGATAATTTTATAGATGTTCGGAGAAAAATActcatacgtcaccccttcttcctctgTATGAAAGATTCTACTAAAAGACTTTAGCTTTACAAAACTTTTCGCAACAACCCACTCCAATTAGAACTTATCACACTGCCTGTTTTGGAgctcttagtgatcactttacacttttGGATTTTTAGAACTCTCAGTTCACCAAACACCACTATTAATCAAATAACTCAAAAGATTATCGATGTAAGTAAACAATTTGTTTTAGTAGCACGAATTTGATCATTGAATGATCAGATAACTTTCTGTTGAGTGTGTGCTTGATGAGCGATACGTATATGATCTTTGATTGCGCTCAAACTCTTTAAGTATGCAGGCTTAAAGATAATCACACTGTTGAAAGCTAGATGAATATGTATCGCGTTGATGTTTTTCTTACATACTTCAAGCTCTTCTTATATAAGCTGTCATTCCAACGCTCGGAAAGAGAAGAGTAACGTTAACCTGTTTCCGGCTCTTCTTATTTTTATGTGCTTACTGATT
This genomic interval from Primulina eburnea isolate SZY01 chromosome 16, ASM2296580v1, whole genome shotgun sequence contains the following:
- the LOC140816703 gene encoding uncharacterized protein is translated as MHAKTDSEVTSSAPSSPDHHRRPVYYVQSPSRDSHDGEKTMTSFHSTPVMGSPVGSPPHSHSSVGRHSRESSTSRFSGSLKPGSRKISPNDVGSGARGQRKGQKNWKEFDMIEEEGLLEDEERRKGLPRRCYVLAFVVGFFVLFSFFALILLAASKPQKPRIAMKSITFERFVVQAGSDDSGVATDMISLNSTVAFTFRNKATFFGVHVTSTPLTLSYSQLTIGSADMKQFYQRRKTQRNVVVSVIGDKIPLYGNGASLSTPTGTTTLPVPLKLDFTVRSRAYILGKLVKPKFYKKIECKIVLDPKKLNAPISLKNSCTYD